In one Magnetovibrio sp. genomic region, the following are encoded:
- the tldD gene encoding metalloprotease TldD has translation MSNSATTNQLFFEHTGMDRGRVTGLVEEALGGADDGELFLEYRQSESLLFDDGQLKSANFDTAQGFGLRAVADETAGYAHATELSEDAIKRAGQTVKTVCNGHGGTLAEAPKGTNVKLYGDMNPLQGMAFDAKVKLLGDIDAYVRGKDPRVKQVSVSLAGNWQAVEILRPGGHSAADIRPLVRINVSVVVEQDGRMESGSFGAGGRAEYAQWITPENWANIADEALRQAIVNLDSVPAPAGEMTVVLGPGWPGVLLHEAVGHGLEGDFNRKKTSAFAGLLGERVAAKGVTVVDDGTMQDRRGSLSIDDEGTPTSNTVLIEDGILKGFMQDRMNARLMGMEATGNGRRQSYAHAPVPRMTNTYMLGGDMEPEEIIQSVKNGLYAVNFGGGQVDITSGKYVFSCTEAYKIEDGKIAAPVKGATLIGNGPEDLKRVTMIGNDMKLDTGVGMCGKDGQSVPVGVGQPTMRIENLTVGGTAA, from the coding sequence ATGTCCAATTCCGCGACCACCAATCAGCTTTTCTTCGAACATACCGGCATGGACCGGGGCCGCGTCACCGGCCTTGTCGAAGAGGCGCTCGGCGGGGCGGACGACGGCGAGCTGTTTTTGGAATACCGCCAATCCGAAAGCCTGTTGTTCGACGACGGCCAGTTGAAGTCGGCCAATTTCGACACCGCCCAAGGTTTCGGCCTGCGTGCGGTGGCGGACGAAACGGCAGGCTATGCCCATGCGACGGAATTGTCTGAGGACGCCATCAAGCGCGCCGGGCAAACCGTAAAGACCGTCTGTAACGGTCACGGCGGCACCTTGGCCGAGGCCCCCAAGGGCACCAACGTCAAACTGTACGGCGACATGAACCCGCTGCAAGGCATGGCGTTCGACGCCAAGGTCAAGCTGCTGGGCGACATCGACGCGTATGTGCGCGGTAAGGACCCGCGGGTCAAACAGGTGTCGGTCTCGCTCGCAGGCAACTGGCAGGCCGTGGAGATTTTGCGCCCCGGTGGCCACAGCGCGGCGGACATCCGCCCGCTGGTACGCATCAATGTCTCGGTGGTGGTGGAACAGGACGGGCGCATGGAAAGCGGTTCGTTCGGCGCGGGCGGCCGGGCCGAATACGCGCAGTGGATCACCCCGGAAAACTGGGCCAACATCGCCGACGAAGCCCTGCGCCAAGCCATCGTGAACTTGGATAGCGTGCCCGCCCCGGCCGGTGAAATGACCGTGGTGCTCGGCCCCGGCTGGCCGGGCGTGTTGCTGCACGAAGCGGTGGGCCACGGCTTGGAAGGCGATTTCAACCGCAAAAAGACCTCGGCGTTCGCCGGCCTGTTGGGCGAACGCGTTGCGGCCAAGGGCGTCACCGTGGTCGACGACGGCACCATGCAGGACCGTCGCGGCTCGCTCAGCATCGACGACGAAGGCACGCCGACGTCGAACACCGTTCTGATTGAGGACGGCATCCTCAAAGGCTTCATGCAAGACCGCATGAACGCGCGCCTGATGGGGATGGAGGCGACCGGCAACGGGCGCCGTCAAAGCTACGCCCATGCCCCGGTGCCGCGCATGACCAACACGTATATGTTGGGGGGCGATATGGAGCCTGAGGAAATTATTCAGTCGGTGAAAAACGGTCTTTACGCGGTCAACTTCGGCGGCGGTCAGGTCGACATCACGTCCGGCAAGTATGTCTTTAGCTGCACCGAAGCCTACAAGATCGAAGACGGTAAAATCGCCGCCCCGGTCAAAGGCGCGACATTGATCGGCAACGGGCCGGAAGACCTCAAGCGCGTCACCATGATCGGCAACGACATGAAGCTCGATACCGGTGTCGGCATGTGCGGCAAGGATGGCCAGAGCGTGCCGGTCGGCGTCGGTCAGCCGACCATGCGCATCGAAAACCTCACCGTCGGCGGCACGGCGGCTTAA